From a region of the Dickeya poaceiphila genome:
- a CDS encoding phage tail protein I: MNKSPLLPPGSSDLEHAVATTGASLETVPIPLRQIWNPDTCPVELLPYLAWTLSVDRWDESWSESVKRKVIKDAFFIHRHKGTVGALRRVVEPLGYLIRIKEWWQTGDAPGTFRLDIGIQDSGITEESFNELERLIADAKPVSRQMLGLNINLDTQGSVSLGASSYSGDELTIYPYFPETISISGEEFTGAAIHLIDDLNVGG; the protein is encoded by the coding sequence ATGAATAAAAGCCCCCTGCTTCCCCCCGGTTCCTCCGACCTGGAACATGCGGTTGCAACCACGGGCGCCAGTCTGGAAACAGTGCCGATTCCCCTGCGCCAGATCTGGAATCCTGATACCTGCCCGGTCGAGTTGCTGCCTTATCTGGCCTGGACACTGTCGGTTGATCGCTGGGATGAAAGCTGGTCAGAGTCCGTCAAACGCAAAGTCATCAAAGATGCGTTTTTTATCCATCGGCATAAGGGCACCGTCGGCGCGCTGCGCCGGGTGGTCGAGCCGCTGGGATATCTAATTCGCATCAAAGAATGGTGGCAAACCGGTGACGCCCCCGGCACCTTCCGGTTGGATATCGGCATCCAGGACTCCGGAATTACGGAGGAATCGTTTAACGAACTGGAACGTTTGATTGCCGATGCCAAACCCGTCAGCCGCCAGATGCTGGGGTTGAACATCAATCTGGATACACAAGGCAGCGTCTCGCTGGGTGCCAGCTCTTACAGCGGCGACGAACTGACCATCTACCCTTACTTCCCGGAAACCATCAGCATATCAGGCGAAGAGTTCACAGGTGCAGCCATTCACCTTATTGATGATCTGAATGTCGGCGGTTGA
- a CDS encoding baseplate assembly protein, whose product MPIIDLSQLPAPSVVETLDYETLYASRKETLLSLYSGDEREAVARTLTLESEPLVKLLQENAYRELLMRQRINEAAQAGMLAFARGNDLDQLGANVNVSRLVITPANTTAVPPIAAVMESDTDFRLRIQQAYEGLSVAGSIGAYQFHGRSASGQVADISVISPGPAEVLVSVLSRENDGTASDALIATVNAALNAEDVRPVADRVTVKSAVIVPYNISATLYLYPGPEAEPIRAAAEKKLQSYVTTQHRLGRDIRRSAIYAALHVEGVQRVELASPSADIVLDDTQASHCTGYTLTLGGTDE is encoded by the coding sequence ATGCCTATTATCGATTTAAGTCAGTTACCCGCCCCAAGCGTCGTTGAAACGCTGGATTATGAAACCCTGTACGCGTCGCGCAAGGAAACCTTGTTATCACTCTACAGCGGTGATGAGCGAGAAGCCGTCGCACGCACGCTGACACTGGAATCTGAACCGCTGGTGAAGCTGTTGCAGGAAAATGCTTACCGCGAACTGCTGATGCGCCAGCGCATTAATGAGGCCGCGCAGGCCGGTATGCTGGCATTCGCCAGGGGCAACGACCTGGACCAGTTGGGTGCTAACGTCAACGTTTCCCGACTGGTGATCACCCCAGCCAATACGACCGCCGTTCCCCCCATCGCCGCCGTGATGGAGTCTGATACCGACTTCCGCTTGCGTATCCAGCAGGCTTATGAAGGTCTAAGCGTGGCGGGTTCCATCGGCGCTTACCAGTTCCATGGGCGCAGCGCCAGCGGCCAGGTAGCGGATATTTCCGTTATCAGCCCCGGCCCTGCTGAGGTGTTGGTGTCGGTTCTGTCGCGCGAAAACGACGGCACCGCCAGTGATGCGCTCATCGCCACCGTGAATGCCGCGCTTAACGCCGAGGACGTCAGGCCGGTAGCTGACCGGGTCACCGTCAAATCAGCGGTGATTGTTCCTTACAACATTAGTGCCACACTTTATCTGTACCCCGGACCGGAAGCCGAACCGATACGTGCTGCTGCCGAGAAGAAGCTACAGAGTTATGTCACAACCCAGCATCGTCTGGGACGCGACATCCGCCGCTCCGCCATTTACGCGGCACTGCATGTGGAAGGGGTGCAGCGGGTGGAACTGGCGAGTCCGTCTGCGGATATCGTACTGGACGATACTCAGGCGTCGCACTGCACCGGCTACACCCTGACATTGGGGGGAACGGATGAATAA
- a CDS encoding tail protein X: MKVYAHQDDSLDALCYRYYGRTQGVVETVMQSNPGLADFGPLLPHGTAVTLPDISVSSSQESINIWE; the protein is encoded by the coding sequence ATGAAAGTCTACGCCCATCAGGACGACTCCCTGGACGCGCTCTGTTACCGCTACTATGGCCGCACGCAAGGCGTGGTAGAAACGGTTATGCAGTCTAACCCAGGGCTGGCGGACTTTGGTCCGCTTCTGCCACACGGCACTGCCGTGACCCTGCCCGATATTAGCGTTTCCAGCTCACAGGAAAGCATTAATATCTGGGAATAA
- a CDS encoding TraR/DksA family transcriptional regulator — protein sequence MADSMDISQEQQAMLLDAQIAQARTSTATPSSSVCEDCEAPIPQARRQAIPGVVCCVSCQEIREQRQRHYRLPS from the coding sequence ATGGCAGACAGTATGGACATTTCTCAGGAGCAGCAAGCCATGCTGCTGGACGCACAAATCGCTCAGGCACGCACCTCCACTGCGACGCCGTCCTCATCAGTCTGCGAGGATTGCGAGGCTCCGATTCCTCAAGCCCGCCGTCAGGCGATTCCGGGGGTGGTGTGTTGCGTCTCCTGCCAGGAAATCCGCGAGCAGCGGCAACGCCACTATCGCTTGCCGTCGTGA
- a CDS encoding phage tail-collar fiber domain-containing protein: MSTKYFALLTNIGAAKLANATALGSHLAITQMAVGDGGGSLPTPMPAQTKLVNEKRRAPLNALSVDPKNPNQIIAEQVIPENEGGWWIREIGLYDSDGDLVAVANCADTYKPQLQEGSGRVQTVRMILIVNSADAVTLKIDPSVVLATRQYVDDKAIEVKAYADSQLNAHVTAANPHPQYAPLNSPAFTGVPTAPTAEKNANSTQLATTAFVKNTALLKEQNGADIADKSAFLANLGLSDTLKIADIVGIPLPWPQATPPAGWLKCNGQAFDKNAFPKLAQVYPGGVLPDLRGEFIRGWDDGRGVDVARELLSWQKGTLTVSDPNLNSVNVGALIHANNDSANTYKSMGFDIVNKGDYAMLRAAINVETVGAQDLDSNGWQFGYGATRPRNIAFSYIVRAA; this comes from the coding sequence ATGAGTACAAAATACTTTGCTTTACTAACGAATATCGGCGCGGCAAAACTGGCTAACGCCACCGCGCTGGGTAGCCATCTGGCTATCACGCAAATGGCGGTAGGCGATGGCGGCGGCAGCCTGCCGACCCCGATGCCCGCTCAAACCAAACTGGTCAATGAAAAACGCCGTGCGCCACTCAACGCACTGAGTGTCGATCCCAAAAACCCCAACCAAATCATTGCTGAACAGGTTATTCCTGAAAATGAAGGCGGCTGGTGGATACGTGAGATCGGCCTGTACGACAGCGACGGCGATCTGGTTGCTGTGGCGAACTGCGCGGATACCTATAAACCACAGTTGCAAGAAGGTTCAGGCCGGGTACAAACCGTCCGTATGATCCTGATCGTCAATAGCGCCGATGCCGTTACCCTGAAAATCGACCCGTCGGTAGTGCTGGCGACACGGCAATACGTCGATGATAAAGCGATTGAGGTGAAAGCGTACGCCGACAGCCAACTTAACGCGCATGTCACCGCCGCCAACCCTCACCCGCAATACGCCCCGCTCAACAGCCCAGCTTTCACTGGCGTTCCCACTGCGCCAACAGCAGAAAAAAACGCAAACTCCACACAGCTGGCTACCACCGCGTTCGTCAAAAATACCGCGTTGCTCAAAGAGCAAAACGGCGCTGATATCGCCGATAAATCAGCTTTTCTCGCAAACCTGGGTTTAAGCGACACACTAAAAATCGCGGATATCGTCGGCATCCCGTTGCCCTGGCCGCAAGCCACACCGCCCGCCGGCTGGCTGAAATGCAACGGTCAGGCCTTCGACAAAAACGCTTTCCCGAAACTGGCGCAAGTCTACCCCGGCGGCGTGCTGCCGGATCTGCGCGGCGAATTTATTCGCGGCTGGGATGATGGGCGGGGAGTGGATGTTGCCCGTGAATTGCTAAGTTGGCAAAAAGGAACGCTGACCGTTTCAGATCCCAACTTAAACTCAGTAAATGTGGGGGCGTTGATACATGCAAACAACGATAGTGCCAATACATACAAATCTATGGGGTTTGATATTGTCAACAAAGGCGATTATGCCATGCTACGTGCCGCTATAAATGTGGAGACGGTGGGTGCACAAGATTTGGATTCAAATGGTTGGCAGTTTGGGTATGGAGCCACCCGCCCCCGCAATATCGCCTTTAGCTACATAGTAAGGGCCGCCTGA
- a CDS encoding DUF2732 family protein — protein MKNTRLIHQPHTIAEDAPPNDVWRTEFAHRYSEHLEQLAQHAWQERLSLQALVALLQQEAEKIRHQIWETY, from the coding sequence ATGAAAAACACACGATTAATACATCAGCCCCACACCATCGCGGAGGACGCTCCTCCGAATGATGTCTGGCGCACGGAGTTTGCGCATCGCTATAGCGAGCATCTGGAGCAACTGGCACAGCACGCCTGGCAAGAACGCTTGTCCTTGCAGGCGTTGGTAGCGCTGCTGCAACAGGAAGCTGAAAAAATCCGGCACCAGATATGGGAGACGTACTGA
- a CDS encoding methyl-accepting chemotaxis protein has translation MSILGEKYDSLKVGTRLSLGFGSVLLLSLVVLVSGIFGFRAVDDNNNKVLLTNQLNAALAQARVLRTQFQFTHDYNVMEKNGVLVNKMGDIIVQAKSLSWDKNTIDDIERIDQDLKTYRTARDAFITASKTRDAAGLKIGQDESEKVLETFQSKWQQASGLPADIQIVLYQVSDRMSAIRDMAHDLLLAPSDNTLATTLKGIDTAEKVIKEKAGYVPPEVQAGLKTAWDYFLAYRQSARAYLVAFQDETRASQAMTAAAEAVNTDVSTLFNQQLANSSQTIQSSELKMTVTGAAVILLGIVMTWRIAVQIVDPIQQGLSVAERISSGDLSSSISSSRRDELGMLISAMANMNDKLRTMILDIREGVGNVASASAEIAAGNTDLSSRTEQQSAAVVETAASMEQLTSTVKQNSENAHHASQLASEASQNAIKGGEIVSNVVKTMNDISSSSKRISEITSVINSIAFQTNILALNAAVEAARAGEQGRGFAVVASEVRNLAQRSSQAAKEIEGLIQESVSRVNTGSELVDDAGKTMQDIVRSVTHVFDIMGEIASASDEQSRGISQIAQAVTELDSTTQQNAALVEESSSAASLLEEQAQLLMQTVSAFHLGDDHHSHHGGATANHQALLLSKPGQSGRKTAHKKAESQPAGGTTHHADKDEWVKF, from the coding sequence ATGAGTATTCTGGGTGAAAAATACGATAGTCTTAAAGTTGGAACCCGGTTGTCACTAGGGTTTGGCTCGGTGCTGTTATTGTCGCTGGTGGTATTGGTTTCCGGCATCTTTGGGTTTCGTGCCGTGGATGATAATAATAATAAGGTGCTGTTGACCAATCAGCTTAATGCCGCATTGGCTCAGGCTCGCGTCTTGCGTACGCAATTTCAGTTTACGCATGACTACAATGTTATGGAGAAAAATGGGGTACTGGTCAATAAAATGGGTGACATTATCGTTCAGGCTAAAAGTCTGAGTTGGGATAAGAACACCATTGATGATATCGAACGTATTGATCAGGATTTGAAAACTTATCGCACCGCGCGCGATGCCTTTATTACCGCCAGTAAAACGCGAGATGCAGCCGGGTTGAAAATCGGCCAGGATGAAAGCGAAAAGGTGCTGGAAACGTTCCAGAGTAAGTGGCAACAGGCAAGTGGGCTTCCCGCTGACATCCAGATAGTGCTGTATCAAGTCAGTGATCGTATGTCAGCTATCCGCGATATGGCGCATGATTTGCTGCTGGCACCGTCTGACAACACGCTGGCGACTACCCTGAAAGGTATTGATACCGCGGAAAAGGTTATTAAGGAAAAAGCCGGGTACGTGCCGCCGGAAGTGCAAGCGGGGTTGAAAACAGCATGGGATTATTTTCTGGCGTATCGCCAGTCTGCCAGGGCTTATCTGGTGGCATTTCAGGATGAAACCCGTGCCAGTCAGGCCATGACGGCTGCGGCGGAGGCAGTGAATACAGATGTATCTACCCTGTTTAACCAGCAACTGGCTAATTCCAGCCAGACCATCCAGTCATCGGAATTAAAAATGACGGTGACCGGGGCTGCGGTCATTTTGCTTGGCATCGTCATGACATGGCGCATTGCGGTGCAGATTGTGGACCCAATTCAGCAAGGGTTGTCAGTGGCGGAGCGTATTTCCAGCGGTGATCTCTCGTCGTCGATCAGTTCTTCGCGTCGTGATGAGCTGGGTATGTTGATTTCCGCCATGGCAAATATGAACGACAAATTGCGAACCATGATTCTGGATATTCGGGAAGGGGTGGGAAATGTGGCGTCGGCGTCGGCGGAAATCGCCGCAGGCAACACTGACCTGTCCTCCCGCACCGAACAGCAGTCGGCAGCGGTGGTGGAAACCGCTGCCAGTATGGAACAGTTGACCTCGACGGTAAAACAGAACTCGGAAAATGCGCATCATGCCTCGCAACTGGCATCGGAAGCGTCGCAAAATGCCATCAAGGGCGGTGAAATCGTCAGTAACGTGGTGAAAACCATGAACGATATCTCCAGCAGTTCCAAACGTATTTCTGAAATCACGTCGGTGATTAATAGCATCGCGTTTCAGACTAACATTCTGGCGTTGAATGCGGCGGTTGAAGCGGCGAGGGCGGGTGAGCAAGGGCGCGGTTTTGCGGTCGTCGCCAGTGAAGTCCGCAATCTGGCACAGCGTAGCTCGCAGGCGGCTAAGGAAATCGAAGGGCTGATTCAGGAGTCGGTTTCACGGGTCAATACCGGTTCCGAACTGGTGGATGATGCGGGTAAAACCATGCAGGATATCGTGCGCTCTGTCACGCATGTATTTGACATTATGGGTGAAATTGCCTCTGCATCGGATGAGCAGAGCCGCGGCATTAGCCAAATTGCTCAGGCCGTTACCGAACTGGATAGCACTACACAGCAAAATGCGGCATTGGTGGAAGAGTCATCTTCGGCAGCCAGTTTGTTGGAAGAACAGGCGCAGTTACTGATGCAGACGGTATCCGCGTTTCATCTGGGCGATGATCATCATTCGCATCATGGCGGTGCAACGGCTAATCATCAGGCATTATTGCTGAGCAAACCGGGCCAGTCAGGCCGGAAAACGGCGCATAAGAAGGCTGAGTCGCAGCCGGCTGGCGGCACAACACACCATGCTGATAAAGATGAATGGGTGAAGTTTTGA
- a CDS encoding YdfD/YebW family protein, whose product MFALVIFVCYLGGNCESLVAGTYINEPQCLGAMEEQQIRNGGCFPVDDFHSGYWKPANTYRDH is encoded by the coding sequence ATGTTCGCACTGGTGATCTTTGTCTGTTACCTGGGCGGTAACTGCGAGAGTCTGGTCGCGGGAACCTATATCAATGAACCACAATGTCTGGGGGCCATGGAGGAACAGCAAATTCGTAACGGCGGCTGTTTTCCGGTTGATGATTTTCACAGCGGGTACTGGAAACCGGCGAATACGTATCGGGATCATTAG
- a CDS encoding phage repressor protein CI, whose translation MSSYGVKTQKELSEVTEIPTNTISNWVQRGNVPGNIILKCALDTGADAGWLVTGEFANANVFAHKSPLKGKALYEQILSSGGKAVLRRMLDAYGFSTQKELGDLLGIAPGTISTWIRRDFFPGDVVVTCALDTGVSLAWLATGKGSPQQHDTPAGRHDDGNVCLIPRNVLKTGKLQEAGEWKADPQFIPAGLHTPLLVEGSSSSWLVDTGITSISNGRWLLDIDGKNDIYDVALLPGRKMQVEGGGLQFQCGVDEVTPRGVVVLTLIPSL comes from the coding sequence ATGTCGAGCTATGGAGTAAAGACTCAGAAGGAACTGAGCGAGGTGACTGAAATACCGACCAATACAATCAGTAACTGGGTTCAGCGAGGGAACGTGCCGGGTAATATTATTCTGAAATGTGCGCTTGATACTGGAGCGGATGCCGGATGGCTGGTAACAGGTGAGTTTGCAAATGCAAATGTTTTTGCCCATAAATCACCACTGAAGGGTAAAGCGCTTTATGAGCAGATTCTGTCATCAGGCGGTAAGGCGGTGCTGCGTCGTATGCTGGATGCCTATGGGTTCAGTACGCAAAAAGAACTGGGGGATTTGTTGGGTATTGCGCCCGGTACGATTAGCACCTGGATTCGCCGTGATTTCTTTCCTGGGGATGTGGTGGTTACCTGCGCGCTCGATACCGGAGTGTCTCTGGCGTGGCTGGCGACGGGTAAGGGGTCGCCACAGCAGCATGACACCCCTGCCGGTCGCCACGATGACGGCAACGTATGCCTGATTCCACGCAATGTGTTGAAAACCGGTAAATTACAGGAAGCAGGGGAATGGAAGGCTGACCCACAGTTTATTCCAGCCGGATTGCATACGCCTTTGTTGGTTGAGGGCAGTTCGTCTTCCTGGCTGGTGGATACCGGTATTACCAGCATCAGCAATGGCCGTTGGTTGCTGGATATTGATGGTAAGAACGATATCTATGACGTCGCACTGCTGCCGGGGCGCAAAATGCAGGTCGAAGGTGGCGGTTTGCAATTCCAGTGTGGGGTGGATGAGGTTACACCACGTGGTGTGGTGGTGCTGACACTCATACCCAGTTTATGA
- a CDS encoding GPW/gp25 family protein: protein MTSTSYTGMNRNTSKRISDLEHLRQSVRDILTTPQGSRVMRRDYGSLLSTLIDQPQTPALKLQVQAACYVALLKWEPRLTLTSISMESHYDGQLIVDISGTLAGNGTPLSLTIPVS, encoded by the coding sequence ATGACCAGTACGTCGTACACCGGCATGAATCGCAACACCAGCAAACGCATCAGCGATCTGGAACATCTGCGTCAAAGCGTACGCGACATTCTGACTACCCCGCAAGGCAGCCGGGTGATGCGGCGCGATTATGGGTCACTGCTTTCGACCCTGATTGACCAGCCGCAGACACCCGCACTGAAGCTACAGGTGCAGGCGGCCTGCTATGTCGCGCTGCTGAAGTGGGAACCCCGACTGACGCTGACATCCATCTCAATGGAAAGCCACTATGACGGCCAGTTGATTGTGGATATTTCCGGCACGCTGGCCGGCAACGGCACCCCCCTTTCGTTAACCATTCCCGTGAGCTGA
- the smrA gene encoding DNA endonuclease SmrA has product MTPDEKALFLSAMDDVKPLKPSSTVVHLKSALPNTAPHRMQEPEQDNFLITGFLDLFSCDTPLEFRKEGIQQGVVDKLRQGKYPLDASLNLLRQPVEACRQQLFTFMREAQQHHLRNLLIIHGKIRHDKSHANVIRNYLFRWLQQFDAVQAFCAAQPFHGGAGACYVSLRKSDQARQDNRERHAKRSR; this is encoded by the coding sequence ATGACTCCTGACGAAAAAGCCCTGTTTCTGAGCGCCATGGACGATGTCAAACCGCTGAAACCGTCCTCAACCGTCGTTCACCTGAAGTCCGCCCTGCCGAATACGGCGCCTCATCGTATGCAGGAACCAGAGCAGGATAATTTCCTGATTACCGGATTTCTGGATCTGTTTTCGTGTGATACTCCGCTGGAGTTCAGGAAGGAGGGTATCCAACAGGGCGTGGTGGATAAACTGCGTCAGGGAAAATATCCGCTGGATGCCAGCCTGAATCTGTTACGTCAACCGGTCGAAGCTTGTCGGCAGCAGCTATTCACATTTATGCGGGAGGCACAGCAGCATCATTTGCGTAACCTGTTAATTATTCACGGAAAAATCAGGCATGATAAATCACATGCCAATGTCATACGTAACTACCTGTTTCGGTGGTTGCAGCAGTTTGATGCAGTGCAGGCGTTCTGTGCCGCTCAGCCATTTCACGGGGGGGCCGGAGCTTGCTATGTATCGCTGAGAAAATCCGATCAGGCCCGGCAGGATAACCGCGAGAGACATGCTAAACGTAGTCGGTAA
- a CDS encoding phage baseplate assembly protein V, whose translation MNTYEYLSEIQRALRNLIRIGVVTEVDTQQARCRVQTGGMVTGWLHWLSRRAGSSREWWAPSVGEQVLILAIGGELNTAFVVPGIYSERHPAPSVSADACHIRFPDGAVMEYEPANGALTVTGIKTATVVAAESVSVTTKNVTINASERITLDTPEVVCTHKLITQTLEVQQGGSITGSVTHSGGSFSSNGVVVHTHQHSGVQSGGGTTGGPL comes from the coding sequence ATGAATACATACGAATATCTCTCCGAAATCCAGCGCGCGCTGCGTAACCTGATTCGTATCGGCGTCGTTACCGAAGTCGATACCCAGCAGGCACGCTGCCGCGTGCAGACCGGTGGCATGGTCACCGGGTGGCTCCACTGGCTGTCCCGTCGTGCGGGGAGTTCCCGCGAATGGTGGGCGCCGTCGGTGGGTGAACAGGTACTCATACTTGCAATAGGAGGTGAACTCAATACGGCGTTTGTCGTACCGGGTATTTATAGCGAACGCCATCCCGCGCCATCGGTTTCTGCGGATGCCTGCCACATCCGCTTCCCTGATGGCGCGGTGATGGAATATGAACCAGCCAACGGCGCACTGACCGTCACCGGCATCAAAACCGCCACGGTCGTCGCGGCGGAATCCGTGTCCGTTACCACCAAAAACGTCACCATCAACGCCAGCGAACGCATCACGCTGGATACCCCAGAAGTCGTCTGTACGCATAAGCTGATCACCCAAACCCTTGAAGTGCAGCAAGGCGGCAGCATCACAGGCAGCGTCACCCATTCAGGGGGAAGTTTCTCCTCTAATGGCGTGGTGGTGCATACCCATCAGCACAGCGGCGTACAAAGTGGCGGCGGCACAACAGGAGGACCTCTATGA
- a CDS encoding phage tail protein — protein MQKPQSLRLALTTALPSLSNRLQFRIQEGEIAALQEPSLSFEYRYQLLLTLNNFTDNPDTLFVTLLLWVRQNQPDLLTRESIRNKGISFTIDNHADNTSTLSVRLNLTERNRVTEQNQTLQVHYEPEPTPPEPVSRPYSLYIAGELISQWQGN, from the coding sequence ATGCAAAAACCGCAAAGCCTCAGACTTGCACTGACTACGGCATTACCTTCATTAAGTAATAGATTACAGTTTCGGATTCAGGAAGGTGAAATTGCTGCATTGCAGGAGCCGTCGCTGTCATTCGAATACCGCTATCAGTTGCTGCTGACGCTGAATAACTTCACTGATAACCCGGATACGCTTTTTGTCACCCTGTTACTCTGGGTGCGTCAAAATCAACCAGACTTGTTAACACGCGAGAGCATTCGCAATAAAGGTATCAGTTTCACCATCGATAACCATGCCGATAACACCAGCACATTGTCCGTTCGGCTTAATCTGACGGAACGCAATCGCGTCACTGAACAGAATCAGACGCTGCAAGTGCATTATGAACCGGAACCCACACCGCCCGAACCAGTTAGCCGCCCCTATTCACTCTATATTGCAGGTGAATTAATCAGCCAATGGCAAGGCAACTGA
- a CDS encoding replication endonuclease, translating to MMSDETEKSADNGCHHWVYAWNAPRSAILPESSTLSSDTLQQGQAVLYQLALLPRFLADHFRRRFEYLKQHQGLQVAFNYLLRVVHRRLWPRIDAVNTRYRMNTAGSSHFISEAEQYHQLPDMPDKVLSAFARRIAGHMNDAYNACCESYLQKSASGHAPLFSHETQTHIYGQLAALAHALNVTPAHWHRHQNGSMTLEQVFSGIMRLVTPRWWERQLKIQRTRWREALWIASGEVSRAASAFLSRQAWQDIRYRRLATLDFLKSRELENTRSGERVDLVDKVMASIANPNIRRMELMAMLAGIERYATAHHHMGMLVTLTAPGHYHPTRTRSNNQVLPNTTWMPDCPSPKMTQHYLVKLWSKIRTALKDRKLHIYGLRVVEPHHDGTPHWHMMLYCERAQRQAIVDILRRYVLQQENSDAVQRLFDCKHINKGGATAYVAKYIAKNIDGYALDGESDHETGKPLKDMAAAASAWASLWRIPQFHFIGLPTVGAYRECRRIRSLSLTDSLGEQAEMVRYAADRGDFAAYIEAQGGANVARKHQSVRVARAASERLNAYDEAIVRTVGIFSAQCGSEQVFTTRPDEWQIVAKHHASNDVVDGYRHSRPWSSVNNCGGAFSSGVRPYAFSDIPRVPSARLTYFQRDQLASLHPRLRQQGIETSRWEREALVRGARVRINGQLIDEIRNKTIFAVDEKRIMSAQVLHL from the coding sequence ATGATGTCTGACGAAACTGAAAAAAGCGCTGACAACGGGTGTCATCACTGGGTCTATGCCTGGAATGCCCCCCGCTCCGCCATCCTGCCTGAATCCAGCACGCTGTCTTCGGATACCCTGCAACAAGGGCAAGCAGTACTGTATCAGTTGGCGCTGCTACCACGTTTTCTGGCCGATCACTTTCGGCGTCGTTTCGAGTATCTGAAGCAACATCAGGGGCTACAGGTTGCGTTCAACTATCTGCTGAGGGTAGTTCACCGACGGCTGTGGCCCCGGATCGACGCCGTTAATACCCGTTACCGAATGAACACCGCCGGTTCGTCGCACTTCATCAGTGAAGCGGAACAGTATCATCAATTGCCGGACATGCCGGACAAGGTCTTATCCGCCTTTGCCCGTCGCATTGCCGGCCATATGAACGATGCCTACAACGCCTGCTGCGAAAGCTACTTACAGAAATCGGCCAGTGGTCATGCACCGCTATTCAGTCATGAAACACAAACGCACATCTATGGCCAGTTAGCGGCACTGGCGCACGCATTAAACGTAACGCCCGCCCACTGGCATCGTCATCAAAACGGGTCGATGACGTTAGAACAGGTATTTTCCGGCATCATGCGACTGGTCACTCCCCGATGGTGGGAGCGCCAGTTGAAAATCCAGCGAACCCGCTGGCGCGAAGCATTATGGATTGCCAGCGGCGAAGTCAGCCGCGCTGCGTCTGCGTTTCTCAGCCGTCAGGCCTGGCAGGATATCCGCTACCGACGTCTGGCGACGCTGGATTTTCTGAAAAGCCGCGAGCTGGAAAACACCCGCAGTGGCGAGCGTGTGGATTTGGTCGATAAAGTCATGGCCAGTATCGCCAACCCAAACATTCGGCGCATGGAACTGATGGCGATGCTGGCGGGCATTGAACGTTACGCCACCGCACACCACCATATGGGTATGCTGGTAACGCTGACCGCTCCCGGCCATTATCATCCTACTCGTACCCGCAGCAATAACCAGGTCTTGCCTAACACCACATGGATGCCGGATTGCCCTTCGCCCAAAATGACCCAGCACTATCTGGTCAAACTCTGGAGCAAAATCCGTACTGCGCTCAAAGATCGCAAGTTGCATATCTACGGCTTGCGGGTCGTCGAGCCTCATCACGACGGCACGCCGCACTGGCACATGATGCTGTACTGTGAACGTGCACAACGTCAGGCGATTGTCGATATCCTGCGACGTTATGTGCTGCAACAGGAAAACAGCGACGCAGTACAACGCTTGTTTGACTGCAAACACATCAACAAAGGCGGTGCAACGGCCTATGTCGCCAAATATATCGCTAAAAACATTGATGGTTATGCATTGGATGGCGAATCAGACCATGAAACCGGAAAGCCGCTGAAAGATATGGCTGCGGCCGCCTCGGCCTGGGCATCGCTCTGGCGTATTCCTCAGTTCCATTTTATCGGTCTGCCCACGGTTGGCGCATACCGTGAATGCCGGAGGATTCGTAGCCTATCCCTGACGGACTCGCTGGGCGAGCAGGCCGAGATGGTGAGATACGCCGCCGATCGCGGCGATTTTGCCGCCTATATCGAAGCACAAGGCGGTGCAAACGTTGCCCGAAAACACCAGTCAGTCCGTGTCGCCAGAGCCGCCAGCGAACGATTAAACGCCTACGACGAAGCGATTGTACGCACCGTGGGTATTTTTTCCGCCCAGTGCGGCAGCGAACAGGTATTCACCACCCGACCAGATGAATGGCAAATTGTCGCTAAACACCATGCCAGCAATGATGTCGTCGATGGCTATCGGCATAGTCGCCCTTGGAGTTCTGTCAATAACTGTGGGGGAGCGTTTTCATCGGGCGTTCGCCCTTACGCATTTAGTGATATTCCTCGTGTTCCTTCAGCACGACTAACCTATTTTCAGCGTGACCAGTTGGCATCGTTACACCCCCGTCTTCGTCAGCAAGGCATTGAAACCTCTCGCTGGGAACGGGAGGCGCTGGTGCGCGGGGCCAGGGTAAGAATTAACGGTCAACTGATTGATGAAATTAGGAATAAAACTATATTCGCCGTTGATGAAAAGCGCATCATGAGTGCACAGGTCCTGCACTTATAA